The window GAACTGGCTTCGCCAGTTTACCCCTCCAAACATTAGATTCGCTACTTTACCACTCCAAGCATTGCCACCTCGTCTTTTGTTACCACTTGACCTTTTTGCCCTCATCTGTTATCTCCCTCGGCTCCTCCCCTTCAGTTTCATGCCTCTCTCCGTTCGTGCAGGCCAAAGCCGCCGTCGGCAGGCAGGCAGCCATCTCGTCTCCGACGACAAGCGCGATAAGCCGATAAGGAGGTGCCCATGGCCACGCAGCACGCCCGCAACGCCCGAGCTCGCGCGCGCCACTCAATCTTACCCGCGAGCTTGAGCTCGCCCACAgccgagcagctcgccggagatgCCTGATCTCGCGCCACGGCGGTGGAGCGGGCAGAGGGCGGGGGCTGCAGCGCCTAGCGGCGGCCTGCTCCCCGCGCGgccagaggaggagggggcggggcCTGCaacgcccggcggcggcgccaggccgTGGGCCGCCAGCTCCCCATGCAGGAACAGGAGGAGGGAGGCAAGGGCAGCAGCATCACGAGCGCCACGGCAAGAAGAGCAAGGTGGATGAGCCGAACGACGACACagaagacgccgccgccgccgtggtcaaGGACGGCAACCCCAGGAAGAAGAGGCGTTCGCTGCGCTGAGGAAGAATGGAAGATGGAGAGGTGGAGAAGAAGGATCTGACCTGTGGGGTCAGGGGTAAGATGGTCGTAGCGGTGAGATAATCAAAGTGGCAGTGTTTCGGATGGTAAATGGGCGAAGCCAATGTTTACGGGGGTAAACTGGCGAAACCAGTTGTTTGAACTGGTAAATCGGCAAATTCCTCAGATCCACCAGGCGCACGAGCTCCATCGAACTCCACTGAGCGAGCTCCACAGCACCACAAACATGATTTTGGAGCTCGATGGGAGTTTGGAAAAAGCAAGGAGAGTGGGAGAGGAATGGCGCGTGGGGCTGAGCGGGCGGCTGCGGCAGGCTGCGCGGCTTGCATCGCGAGATTCGCGACTGTGCGAGGCTGCGAGCGGCTGTGGACGGAAGGGACGAGCGATTGGTTTGACTGACAAGTGGGACTCACAGCTCATGGCGTTAGCTGATCTTATAACTCCATCCATCCCATCCCTCTAACCAAACAAAGAAATAGAACCACTCAATCCTTCCAACCAAACAATAAAATAAAACCGTTCCATTCCTAAAAACAGGAATGGAGCCAACCCATTCCATCTCGCTCCTCAACCAAACGCACTCTTAACAATGCCAGACGAGTTGCCGGCTTGCTAGTCGAATGGGCAACTGTCGTCTGTATTCGGTGTAGGCATTGGTGAGACAAGAACGTCTCTGCCCTTGGTTCCTTGCGTTCTGATTCAGTGATTGAGGCTGACATAGCCTATGTCCTTACCTTGGGAATGGCATGTTACATACTGTTTAGATTTACCATGCATTGTTCTTTACCAGATGCCCAGGGCAATGGTGCTCTTCTTGATTACCAGGGAAATACTTGCCTCTGATCCATTCTCTTTACAGCGATCTTGTTTTTCTTGATGGCCGGAGAATAAAATATTCTTGCATGTTTGTGGATTAGCAACGCAAGAGCAAAAATAACAAGAAACATAAAGAAATAGAATGAACTCAAGATGAGATTCGTGTCTTGATGGAGGCCATAAAGTCTGCAACTTGTCTCCAGGTTGATGACGAAGACGTCGAAGGGAATCCCATCATTTTGGACGCAATCGCATCGCACGTTGTTAACCGCTCATCGCCGGCGTCGTTGATTGCTTCTTCTGTGTCATGGCCAAACTCAGAGGCCAGTAGAGCAAACCATGGTTGCATGCAGTCCTTTCGTTTCTTGTTAAAACGACGAGTCCTACAAGTCCTGTTCTTCGTCTCTATCTTCTAAAGTCTTCTGAATCAGATCAGGGCCAAATAAAATAGGCCTCCATTCTTCTTTTGTGGCCAATTCAGTTCTTACTTCCTGCGTGTATACTCGATTAGCGATGCTTTGAGCAAGAGGGGGAAACATAGATACAATGCAATTGATGCCGGTGGCGGCAATTGTAATTTTCTAttcttcttttgttttctcctgtaCTCCTGTTTCCATGGTCTTGCGACGGTTGCAGTGCCATGAAGGGGATTGCGGCGCCGTCAATGGATGCATGTGCCACCGTTGTTGTCCCCGTTCTTCCGGTGTTGGCCGCCTGGCGGAGcatgtcgccggcgagcggccacCATTCTTCTTGTCTTTTATTTCATGTTCTTGATCTCAGCGGAGAGCAATACGTGACTGATAACGTGTTAAAGTAGAAAGTAGATACTAGAATGGAATGAACAAAGGATtcattgattgattgaatgaataACGCGATTACATATTTATACATGATGAAAGAGTGTGTCTAAAAGACATGTCCCTTGGTGTTTAGACCCCTTCATGAAAGGTCCACACCCTTTCATGAAGGGTATGTCTATCTATTAAGAGGTGTCTCTCTATGAAGGGGTGTCAACTAATTAATCACTATACACACAATTCTAATCGTTTGCACCAGATACGTTCCCTATCTGGAGAGCCCTCTCCCCGTAGACGACAAGTCCTTTTGTAGATGATCTAATGATGTGACGGTGACGGAGCCACGGAGCAGATGGAAGTCTGGAAAAGTGGAATCAAAGCCAAGGCCTCTTGGAGTCTTGGGCCTTGGCATGACGGCCGAATTCGCTCTAGCTCAAGTAGCCCTGCATTTCGAACAGGAGTGATGCAGAGCACCATGGCGGACGTGGGACGCGCGGCATACCCTGCACGGTGGCTTGAAAGTTGAAACCCAACGCCCGCTCGCGTGCGCCCCCTGCCGCGATGCACCTGCGCACCCAAACCATCCGAGGGCGAAGCTACCTGCGCACCAAGCTGAGCCGAGCTGATCAAACTGAGCCGCAAGGTCACCATCCGATGATGTTTTGGTCCTCCACTCCTCCGTGTCGCGCATCGCGGCAGGGAAGCACTCGAGCGCCTGTGCGCGAGGGGTGCACCCCATTTTTTTTTCGCTGTGCAGCAGGATTGCAGTTCCCGCCTTTTTCGCGCAGTCCCCTCACGCGCGAGGCCTGGGCCAAGTCCAAGAGTAAACGGGACAAGACTGATGGCCCAATTTCTGAAACCACTGAAGAAAAGCAAGACACTGAGGCTAAAGTTGGGCCGCGTCGGGGGTCCAGACAGCACCGGCCCAACTCCAGGATCCAGGGTGGAGATTGGGTCTGATGGGCTGATGGCCCGTGCGCGACGCGTGTGTGCGTGAGCACAGGATAAATGTAGAGAGAGCAGAGCGGATCGGCATGGAGGAAAGGAACTGAACCTTTCTTCTTGTTCACGAAGCAGACCTCTGCTTCTTCGATCTATACCAATCCaattcctctctccttcccctaCCCTAACACCAAACCAATCACCCACCGCCCTAATCCAGAGCTATTCGGTTATTCCCTCCCCTGCCGGGGGGGCGGTGCGCTCAGATGCAAATTCTCTGCCTTACACTACCTCTCCTCCGACACCGTAACTTTGCCACCGTTCCTGCCCTAATGCCCCGCCTCTCCTGCCCCTTGCGACCTCTCTCTTTCATGGCATCTGCAACGTCTCGCTGGTGGCTACCAGTTCATGCGCGACGAGTTTCCCCACTCATGGTGTTTCCCTATCCACCTGCCCGTGGTGTTTCACGGTGTGTTTTCTTGTCCTGTTGCTAAAGTTTGCGTCTTTACTTGTTGCTGTAGTTTTGGATCTGGATTGTGGccacttttttttatttgccCTTCATATTTAGGAGGCAAATTGGCGAAatatgtttgtttttttttctgttctaATGCTAAAGTTTGCGCCTTATGTTTTATAAGTTTTTGGATCTGGATTGCGACCAACTTTGGGTTTCGATTTACCCTAGCTATGTTGGTTTTCGAAGAAGGTAAGTGGGGTGGGGGAAAGTTTTTTAGTTCAGGCCGCGGCTCGGTTGCCAGAGTTTCTTTTACCTAATTCGATATGATTCATATAACAGATAAAAAAATAGATCGAAAAAGACGTAAATCGATTTCAGTCTTAGATAATGTTACATGACGATTTCAATCTTCACCGATGATACCATCTTATTTTATGTCAAATGCTGGTAATGGCTTTTTATGCTCTTTAATGATAGAAGATTTCCTAGTGAACCTCGGAACATGGTCATCAACAGTAAAGTAGAAGGCAAGGAGTCTGCTAAACCATACATGGGGCCGTCCATCTCTTCTGCCAACGTTACTGTATCCCAGGACAGGCACTCTGCAGCCACCCAGGGCACGAAAAGCATTGACACCGGGGGCATAATCTTGGAGGTTATAGCTGGAGATGAGAGAAGTGATAAAGATGCTTGTAGGGTCGCATCAGAGACTACATGTGTCAAACATGATACATTGATGCAAGTTGTGAAGAACACTGACTGTGTTAAGGAAGATCAAAGGAGCACAGCGGATAATCACAGGGTGGAAATTGTTGCCAGTGGTGACAAAGTAGTCAGTGATGATGAAGAAATGACTGTCAATAATATACTTGCAAAAAGTAGACACCGTGATGGTTCCATATACAGGGACATGGATACATGGTGGAAACAGGACTATTGTATTGGGAACCGTAATGAGAGTAAGTGATCGGCATCTCTTTTCCtgtttttaatttgttgttaTTAATACTATTATAACTATGATTTGTTTTCTTAAACATAGTGTATCTCTTTCCATATCATACAGTTATACATATTTTGTTGTGATCCTAGAGATTGTATATGAGGAGCTTTCCACTGCCAGCCATGTTGGACATCCCCTCAAACCTTCCTCGCCTTGCACTCTTTTAGTTATAAGGTAATTGCACTAGAAGCCCTCACACTTAGGCGCAAGTAGCACTTCCACCCCAAACCTTGCACGCTACCTTTACAGACTCTTCAACTGTCACTATTTGCACAAATAGCAATCTACGCTGTTACCTGATGGGGGAGTTTGACATGGCATGCAGACTTCTGATGAGATGGACTAGGACCTTATTCTATGCTATGTATTTACATAAATGCCCATGTGGGTCTGAATTTGCATTCTCCCTGAAATTGGCTTGAACAGCCTTTGAGCAACTAATAGGTGATCATGCAGCAATAGGTGAAAATGACAGATGCCTGAATAATAGTTGATCATGACACGGCCTCTGAGCATGTTCTTGAACAGCAGAATACACAAGAAAATGGCATATGCAAGTATAAATAGCAATCTAAACATGGGCGTTCACACTACTGTAGTTACCATTAGTTTTAAATTCTACATACATGCAGCTACAAACAGCTAACAATGCACATAACCAATATCACAAGTGGAAGGGGCTGACCACACCTTCCAATGCCTCTGTTTAATCATGAGGACTGGGTTGCCACCTTCCAAAATTTATACCACTTAGCTCGCCAAATTAGAagtgtttcttttttttgccaCTACAAGAAGTATTACCTACACAAAAGAAGATATGACCTCACTGATTGGTATCAATTCATTTTGGTAGTTCACCTTAACCCTCTTGAATACTTGTCTAACCTCTCTGTTTGCTGTTGTGTGTGGAATATCATTGCTTTTCTGCTGCTCTGTGTTGCTTGGTTATAAATTTGTGTGATGAATTCTCACACGGGAAGACATAGTTGTGACAAGGGGAAAAAACATTCAGAAGTGAAATTCTAGTCTGGTGGTAATAGGTATACCTAGTTTGCTGTAGAGGTAGTCTGGCCTTGAGCTTTATTGGTTCCTCCTCACCCTATTGGTCTTCAAGCATCTCTAAGGCTGCTCTTCGTTGGCTTTGTAGGCTTATTACCAGCTTTTTTGAAGCTACATCCCTTGTAGCTGTGGATTAATTTGTTGCAATAGCTCACTGTAGCTTGCCTGCACATTTGGACATCTTGTTTTTCCCTGCACCTCAAGAGGTTGCCATTTTGTTGACCTTCTGTTCCTACCTGCCTTATTGTCATACAAAGGCGAGTTAGTATTAGGCCCATTAACGTTAGCACATTCACTAGAATCTCTTATGTGGAATAATCGAATTGCCATATGCTTGTAGGTGATATTAAGACTCTTATCCCATTAGAAGGATAGAGGTTGCTCTCCTTCCTTGCTCTTCTACAGTGATACTAGAGGCCATTGAGTCGTAGCACCATTGGGCTGGAAATCATTCCACTCAACTCTTAGCATCCAATCTCATATAAATAGATGGCACATGTTGTATTGCTTTGGGGCAAAAGATGCCATACAATTTGTGTCCATATCCCCTTCATCTCATTACCCCCATTCTCAATGCTTTCATTGGAGCCAACTGATCTGCATTTTGAGGCAATGCTTTCTTTGAGTGTTCCTTATGTGTTTTTTGGATGTCAAGTATTTCTTTACTACATTatttttttgttagaaacttacATTATGACTTTACTTTTTATGAAGCTCGCTTGGAGGCAATGGCATTCTCAAATCCCACAAATTGTGTTATTCGCAATGGAACTTGCATGGAACATTTTCCTTGTTGCATGCTGCAAATTTTATCAATAAAGTTGGCTAAAATTCCAGTGGATTGTCGCTTAGTAGAGTTGTATGGATACATAGCTGTGCGGGATGATCTGGATCCATTGCTTAATTATATTGTTAAGCTTAGCAGGGATGATCCCATCGTTGTGGAGCAGGTGCACATCCATACTTATATCTACAATTATTTCAAGGATTACGTGTACCTAACACCCCTTAAGTATAAATTGAAGATTTGTCTGAAGTATAAATTGACCTTGGGGGCTGGTATTAGTGGTGGTTTTGCCCGCATGGTTTATTGAGGTGGACACTGCCACGTGGGCAAAACCACCACCAAAATCATTTAGGTGGTAGATTTAGATGGTTTGGAATAATTTTGGGAGCAAATAGCAGATTTTGCACTTAAGTGTGTTAAGTAGACACACCTCGGTACTTGATGGGGTTAATTAGACTTATTCCTTATTTTGTATTACGTTATTTATTTCACAATATACGGCTAATCTTCTCACATGCATAACACATATGTGATTGGATCACTGCATACTCTCGATGGCATACTACAACTGTTAATTTCTTTTACATCATTAAATTTGGGATAGATTGTGAATGTTGTATTAACTTTGCTCTCGAATTATTTAGTATATATGAAGCTCAGTTTGCACTCTTGACTAACCTTAAAATTAGAAACAAGATTAGTTTATTGATGCCGTTCCATAGATATATATATTGATTATAGACCTGATGTAATATTTTGTCTTAGCTGTATAATAAACGCTTCTGGGTGATTGATCTGTCTAAATAGCAGAATAGTTTGGATTGTATAAAGCCACTACTACCCTCATCCAAGGTGTATTTGATTTTGG is drawn from Panicum virgatum strain AP13 chromosome 1N, P.virgatum_v5, whole genome shotgun sequence and contains these coding sequences:
- the LOC120656440 gene encoding uncharacterized protein LOC120656440 isoform X3; protein product: MQILCLTLPLLRHRNFATVPALMPRLSCPLRPLSFMASATSRWWLPVHARRVSPLMVFPYPPARGVSREPRNMVINSKVEGKESAKPYMGPSISSANVTVSQDRHSAATQGTKSIDTGGIILEVIAGDERSDKDACRVASETTCVKHDTLMQVVKNTDCVKEDQRSTADNHRVEIVASGDKVVSDDEEMTVNNILAKSRHRDGSIYRDMDTWWKQDYCIGNRNETRLEAMAFSNPTNCVIRNGTCMEHFPCCMLQILSIKLAKIPVDCRLVELYGYIAVRDDLDPLLNYIVKLSRDDPIVVEQGSLINMAGPKRGIDMMDFTLIEYDMRVKTGEEEKDDLQLIDGASFIGPGIWNQPFTVHIPGDYGAVDITLSRLHSAVEATLEVLVSEVQISFDLSLSCLTSGLNKGIWLFNGTIAESCSLKRSVVAVLRESSIDLKIKIDALSSSSEQHCCSFHAKTHGHDTQEIMSAFAFISVKVTWSTLPDGLCR
- the LOC120656440 gene encoding uncharacterized protein LOC120656440 isoform X2, whose amino-acid sequence is MQILCLTLPLLRHRNFATVPALMPRLSCPLRPLSFMASATSRWWLPVHARRVSPLMVFPYPPARGVSRFPSEPRNMVINSKVEGKESAKPYMGPSISSANVTVSQDRHSAATQGTKSIDTGGIILEVIAGDERSDKDACRVASETTCVKHDTLMQVVKNTDCVKEDQRSTADNHRVEIVASGDKVVSDDEEMTVNNILAKSRHRDGSIYRDMDTWWKQDYCIGNRNETRLEAMAFSNPTNCVIRNGTCMEHFPCCMLQILSIKLAKIPVDCRLVELYGYIAVRDDLDPLLNYIVKLSRDDPIVVEQGSLINMAGPKRGIDMMDFTLIEYDMRVKTGEEEKDDLQLIDGASFIGPGIWNQPFTVHIPGDYGAVDITLSRLHSAVEATLEVLVSEVQISFDLSLSCLTSGLNKGIWLFNGTIAESCSLKRSVVAVLRESSIDLKIKIDALSSSSEQHCCSFHAKTHGHDTQEIMSAFAFISVKVTWSTLPDGLCR
- the LOC120656440 gene encoding uncharacterized protein LOC120656440 isoform X4, yielding MQILCLTLPLLRHRNFATVPALMPRLSCPLRPLSFMASATSRWWLPVHARRVSPLMVFPYPPARGVSRKVEGKESAKPYMGPSISSANVTVSQDRHSAATQGTKSIDTGGIILEVIAGDERSDKDACRVASETTCVKHDTLMQVVKNTDCVKEDQRSTADNHRVEIVASGDKVVSDDEEMTVNNILAKSRHRDGSIYRDMDTWWKQDYCIGNRNETRLEAMAFSNPTNCVIRNGTCMEHFPCCMLQILSIKLAKIPVDCRLVELYGYIAVRDDLDPLLNYIVKLSRDDPIVVEQGSLINMAGPKRGIDMMDFTLIEYDMRVKTGEEEKDDLQLIDGASFIGPGIWNQPFTVHIPGDYGAVDITLSRLHSAVEATLEVLVSEVQISFDLSLSCLTSGLNKGIWLFNGTIAESCSLKRSVVAVLRESSIDLKIKIDALSSSSEQHCCSFHAKTHGHDTQEIMSAFAFISVKVTWSTLPDGLCR
- the LOC120656440 gene encoding uncharacterized protein LOC120656440 isoform X1 is translated as MQILCLTLPLLRHRNFATVPALMPRLSCPLRPLSFMASATSRWWLPVHARRVSPLMVFPYPPARGVSRRFPSEPRNMVINSKVEGKESAKPYMGPSISSANVTVSQDRHSAATQGTKSIDTGGIILEVIAGDERSDKDACRVASETTCVKHDTLMQVVKNTDCVKEDQRSTADNHRVEIVASGDKVVSDDEEMTVNNILAKSRHRDGSIYRDMDTWWKQDYCIGNRNETRLEAMAFSNPTNCVIRNGTCMEHFPCCMLQILSIKLAKIPVDCRLVELYGYIAVRDDLDPLLNYIVKLSRDDPIVVEQGSLINMAGPKRGIDMMDFTLIEYDMRVKTGEEEKDDLQLIDGASFIGPGIWNQPFTVHIPGDYGAVDITLSRLHSAVEATLEVLVSEVQISFDLSLSCLTSGLNKGIWLFNGTIAESCSLKRSVVAVLRESSIDLKIKIDALSSSSEQHCCSFHAKTHGHDTQEIMSAFAFISVKVTWSTLPDGLCR